The genomic interval AGCGACGGTCAGGCGTCCGGAGACCTGACCCGTATGGCCCGCCGCGGGGAGCGTGAGGTCGCGGTCCACCTCCAGTGGACGGTGCGGGGCCACGGTCTGTTCCGCGGGACCGCCCGCCTCCAGGTCCTGCGTCCGGGCGGCCTGCCGATCGAGGCGGAGGGCACCTTCAGCTACGCCTGTGCGTGACCCCGCACGTCCTGGCCGGGGCTAATTCGATTGCTGCCGTTCGGCGCGGTCGGATAGGAAGCTCGCATGCTTCGAGGCAACAGAATCGCGCTCCGGGCCCGGTACGAGGAAGACATCCCGATCCTGCGGACCGGGCTCTACGACGACGTGGTGAACTCCTCGCGGGCCGAGGCCGGGCCGTGGCGACCGGTCTCGCCCGGCTCGAAGGATCCACGGCTCGTGGTCGACGACACGCAGGAGCGGCACGTCCCGTTCTCCGTGGTGGAGCTGGACGGCGGCGCGCTCGTCGGCAGCGCCTCGCTCTGGGGCATCGACAACCACAACCGGCTCGCGCACATCGGTCTCGGGCTCCTGCCGGCCAGCCGCGGCAAGGGTTACGGGACCGATGTGGTCGACGTGCTGTGCCAGTACGGCTTCGTCGTGCGCGGGCTGCGGCGGCTCCAGATCGAGACGCTGGAGGACAACGCCGCGATGCTCGGCGCCGCCGAGCGCAACGGCTTCGTCCGCGAGGGCGTGCTGCGCTCCTCGGCCTGGGTGATGGGCGAGTTCCTGGACGAGGTGCTGCTCGGTCTGCTCGACCACGAGTGGAAGGCGGGCCGGGCGGCGTAGCGCCGCGTGGCACGGGACCGGGTGGCCCGGGGACCGGGTGGCCCGGGGACCGGGTGGCACGACGCTGGACCGGATGACGCCGGGCCGGGTGACGCCGGGGCTGGTCGCGCCGGGCCGGGTGACGCCGGGGCTGGTCGCGGCGGGCCCGCCGTGCGGCGCACCCGTACCGCCGTCGGGCACGGCGCGCTTCCGCGTCGAGCTCAATCACCGAAGGACCCGTGTCGTCCCGCCCCCGACGCGAAGCGGGCGGCGCCCGAGAGGGTCTCGCCGGCGGACAGGGGCACCATGCCGTGACGCAGCTCCGCCGCCAGGGCCTCCCGCTCGGGCAGGCCGTGCTGCTCCCGTACCGACAGGCGGTCGTGGCGGAGGCAGAGCTGGGGGAACCCGGCGATCTCCCGGGCGAGTTCCTCCGCTGCGGCGCGCGCCCGGCCCGGGGGCACGAGGCGGTTGGCGAGCCCGATCTCGTACGCCTCGGAGGCCTGGACCGGCCGGCCGGTGAGGATCAGGTCCATGGCACGGCTCTCACCGATCAGCCGCGGCAGCCGGACCGTGCCGCCGTCGATCAGCGGAACGCCCCAACGGCGGCAGAAGACGCCCAGGACGGCGTCCTCCTCGACCACACGGAGGTCGCACCACAGGGCGAGTTCGAGCCCGCCGGCCACGGCGTGGCCGGCCACGGCCGCGATGACCGGCTTGGACAGCTCCATCCGGGTCGGGCCCATCGGGCCGTCGCCGTCGGGTCCCACCCTGTTGCCCCGTTCCGTACCGATGGCCTTCAGGTCGGCGCCGGCGCAGAACGTTCCGCCCTCCCCCCAGAGCACGGCCACCGCAGCCTCGTCGTCCCCTTCGAACGCCCGGAACGCGTCGGCGAGTTGGAGGGCCGTCGGTCCGTCCACGGCGTTGCGGGCGGCGGGGCGGGACAGCACGACGGTCGTCACGGGCCCGTTCCGCTCGACGCGGACGGCGGGGGCGGCGGGACCGGCAGGGTCGACGGAGCCGGCGTGAGCGGGGACGGCAGGACCGGCAGGACCGGCAGGGTCGACGGAGCCGGCGTGAGCGGTGGCGTCGGTGAGGCCCACGGGGCCGGTGTCCGGCTCCGGTGGCGTCGAGGGGGCGTCGGTCATGGCGGCATTCTCACGCGGCGGCCCTGCCTCGGCCACCGCCCTGGCCGGAACCCGCTCTCATCCGTCCCGGCTCAGCAGGAACTCCTCCGCCGCGCGGGCTCCGGCGGCGCTTCGGCTCTGGGTGGAGTGCCCGGCTCCCTCGATGACGACGAGTCGGGCCTTCGGGGTTCGCGCGGCCAGGTCCCTGGCCCACGCGACCGGCGTGGAGAGGTCCCGGTCTCCCGCGAGGAGCAGGACGGGCATGGTCAGGGTGCGGCCCGGGGCCGGGCGGTTGGGGCGTGAGACGGGCCAGGGGAGGCAGGTCTGCGGGATGCCCTGTTCGCCCGCCGTCCGGCGTTCGAACGGCCACACCGCCGCCGGGTCGATGCGCCGGACGGCCCGGTCGAGTGCCTTCCGCCGTCCTGCCACGGGGGTGGACGAATCGCCCCAGGGCCAGTGGGAGTCCGCGCAGAGCGTGGCGGCGTGCAGCCCGGAGCTGAAGTCCTCCGGGGGCTCGTCGGACGGGGCGGAGAAGCCGGCGACCAGCCCGTCGAGGCGCGCGGGGTCGCCGCCGGCCGAGGAGTGCAGGGCGTTCAGGATGCCGAAGTCGGGGTTGTCCAGCTTGGGGTCGATGATGCTGGCGATGACCAGC from Streptomyces showdoensis carries:
- a CDS encoding GNAT family N-acetyltransferase codes for the protein MLRGNRIALRARYEEDIPILRTGLYDDVVNSSRAEAGPWRPVSPGSKDPRLVVDDTQERHVPFSVVELDGGALVGSASLWGIDNHNRLAHIGLGLLPASRGKGYGTDVVDVLCQYGFVVRGLRRLQIETLEDNAAMLGAAERNGFVREGVLRSSAWVMGEFLDEVLLGLLDHEWKAGRAA
- a CDS encoding crotonase/enoyl-CoA hydratase family protein, which translates into the protein MTDAPSTPPEPDTGPVGLTDATAHAGSVDPAGPAGPAVPAHAGSVDPAGPAAPAVRVERNGPVTTVVLSRPAARNAVDGPTALQLADAFRAFEGDDEAAVAVLWGEGGTFCAGADLKAIGTERGNRVGPDGDGPMGPTRMELSKPVIAAVAGHAVAGGLELALWCDLRVVEEDAVLGVFCRRWGVPLIDGGTVRLPRLIGESRAMDLILTGRPVQASEAYEIGLANRLVPPGRARAAAEELAREIAGFPQLCLRHDRLSVREQHGLPEREALAAELRHGMVPLSAGETLSGAARFASGAGRHGSFGD